The Peromyscus eremicus chromosome 8b, PerEre_H2_v1, whole genome shotgun sequence genome contains a region encoding:
- the Smpd2 gene encoding sphingomyelin phosphodiesterase 2: protein MKPTFSVRLRVFNLNCWDIPYLSKHRTDRMKRLGDFLNLESFDLALLQEVWSEQDFQYLRQKLSLTYPDAHYFRSGIIGSGLCVFSRHPIQEIIQHVYTLNGYPYMVCHGDWFCGKAVGLLVLHLNGLVLNVYVTHLHAEYSRQKDIYLAHRVVQAWELAQFIHHTSKNADVVLLCGDLNMHPKDLGCCLLKGWTGLHDAYVETQDFKGSEDGCTMVPTNCYVSQQDLGPFPRGIRIDYVLYKAVSGFYICCKTLKTTTGCDPHNGTPLSDHEALMATLYVKHSPPQEDPSPAHGPPERSALISVLREAWTELGLGVAQARWWAAFAGYVMVSGLFLLVLLCVLAVGGGAREVAILLWTPSVGLVLGAGTVCVFHRQEARGLCRAQAELQHVLRRERETQDLGSEPHLAPS from the exons ATGAAACCCACCTTCTCTGTACGGCTGAGGGTTTTCAACCTCAACTGCTG GGACATCCCTTACCTGAGCAAACACAGGACTGACCGCATGAAGCGCTTGGGAGATTTTCTGAACTTGGAAAGCTTCGACCTGGCGCTACTCCAGGAG GTGTGGAGTGAGCAGGACTTCCAGTACCTAAGGCAAAAACTCTCGCTCACCTACCCAGACGCACACTACTTCAGAAG CGGAATCATTGGCAGCGGCCTCTGTGTGTTCTCCAGACACCCAATCCAGGAAATTATCCAGCATGTCTACACTCTGAATGGCTACCCCTACATG GTCTGTCATGGAGACTGGTTCTGTGGAAAGGCTGTGGGGCTGCTGGTGCTCCATCTAAACGGACTGGTGCTCAACGTCTACGTGACCCAT CTACATGCTGAGTACAGTCGACAGAAGGACATCTACCTAGCGCACCGCGTGGTCCAAGCTTGGGAACTGGCCCAGTTCATCCA ccacacatccaagaatgcAGACGTGGTTCTGTTGTGTGGGGACCTCAACATGCACCCCAAAGACCTGGGCTGCTGCCTCCTGAAAGGGTGGACGGGGCTTCATGATGCCTACGTTGAGACTCAGGACTTTAAG GGCTCTGAAGATGGCTGTACCATGGTACCCACAAACTGCTATGTCAGCCAGCAGGACCTGGGACCATTCCCACGTGGCATCCGCATTGACTATGTGCTTTACAAG GCAGTTTCTGGGTTCTACATCTGCTGTAAGACTCTGAAAACCACTACAGGCTGTGACCCCCACAATGGCACCCCCCTCTCTGATCATGAGGCCCTCATGGCCACTTTGTATGTGAAGCACAGCCCCCCTCAGGAGGACCCCAGTCCTGCCCACG GACCACCTGAAAGGTCAGCACTGATCAGTGTGCTGAGGGAGGCGTGGACAGAGCTGGGCCTAGGCGTGGCTCAAGCTCGCTGGTGGGCTGCCTTCGCTGGCTATGTGATGGTCTCGGGGCTCTTCCTCCTGGTGCTGCTGTGTGTCCTGGCTGTAGGAGGAGGGGCCAGGGAAGTGGCCATCCTGCTCTGGACACCCAGTGTGGGGCTGGTGCTGGGAGCGGGTACAGTCTGCGTCTTCCACAGGCAAGAGGCCAGAGGCCTATGTCGGGCCCAGGCCGAACTCCAGCATGTTctgagaagggaaagggagaccCAGGACCTAGGCTCAGAGCCTCACCTAGCCCCAAGCTGA
- the Mical1 gene encoding F-actin-monooxygenase MICAL1 — protein sequence MASTASTNPAHAHFESFVQAQLCQDVLNSFQGLCEALGLEPGGGLPQYHKIKAQLNYWSAKSLWAKLDKRASQSVYQQGQACANTKCLVVGAGPCGLRAAVELALLGARVVLVEKRTKFSRHNVLHLWPFTIHDLRALGAKKFYGRFCTGTLDHISIRQLQLLLLKVALLLGVEIHWGITFTGLQPPPRKGSGWHAQLQPSPPAQLANYEFDVLISAAGGKFVPEGFTIREMRGKLAIGITANFVNGRTVEETQVPEISGVARIYNQKFFQSLLKATGIDLENIVYYKDDTHYFVMTAKKQCLLRLGVLLQDLPETDQLLGRANVVPEALQRFARAAADFATHGKLGKLEFAQDARGRPDVAAFDFTSMMRAESSARVQEKHGARLLLGLVGDCLVEPFWPLGTGVARGFLAAFDAAWMVKRWAEGARPLEVLAERESLYQLLSQTSPENMHRNVAQYGLDPATRYPNLNLRAVTPNQVQDLYDVMDKEHAQRKNDKTDAGKVTTGSAGTEELLHWCREQTAGFPGVHVTDFSSSWTDGLALCALVHRLQPGLLEPSELQGMGALEATAWALKVAQHELGIPPVLSAQAVVAGSDPLGLTAYLSHFHSAFKNTPQSSSPVSQAPSGTPNAILFLGKLQRTLQRTRAKVEAETPSTEEPPVSEPSVPPALPSENQEAGAEDLCELCGKHLYILERFCVDGHFFHRDCFRCHTCEATLWPGGYGQHLGDGHFYCLQHLPQEGQKTADRDGSPENQELPTPDDNSTQSGSPSPPMSPAKRVSPVPSPSQPTRRLIRLSSLERLRLSSLAIIPDSGTEPPPKPPRSCSALARQALEGSFMGWGVPVQAPQVPEATEVEENPFSEEEEEEEEVPLEADLEQTLLTLVKNSGAMTKYPTWYRTLMRRAKEEEMKRFCKAQAIQRRLNEIEAAMKELETEGTRLELALRSQSSSPEQQKKLWLDQLLQLIQEKNSLVTEEAELMITVQELDLEEKQWQLDQELRGYMNREETLKTEADRQSEDLVLRKLLDVVNQRDALIRFQEERRLSEMASETGAQG from the exons ATGGCTTCAACGGCCTCTACCAACCCAGCACATGCCCACTTTGAGAGCTTCGTGCAGGCACAGCTGTGTCAGGATGTCCTGAACAGCTTTCAGGGCCTCTGTGAAGCCCTGGGACTGGAGCCTGGTGGGGGACTGCCCCAGTACCACAAGATCAAGGCCCAGCTCAACTACTGGAGTGCCAAGTCACTGTGGGCCAAGTTGGACAAGAGAGCAAGCCAGTCTGTGTACCAGCAAGGCCAGGCCTGTGCCAACACCAAG TGCCTGGTGGTGGGCGCTGGGCCTTGTGGGCTTCGGGCTGCTGTGGAGCTGGCACTACTGGGTGCTCGAGTGGTGCTTGTGGAAAAGCGTACCAAGTTCTCTCGGCACAATGTGCTGCACCTCTGGCCCTTCACCATCCATGACCTTCGGGCGCTTGGGGCCAAGAAGTTCTATGGGCGCTTCTGTACTGGTACCCTGGACCACATCA GCATCCGACAGCTCCAGCTCCTTCTACTGAAGGTGGCATTACTGTTGGGGGTGGAAATTCACTGGGGCATCACGTTCACTGGCCTCCAGCCCCCTCCCAGGAAGG GGAGTGGCTGGCATGCCCAGCTCCAGCCCAGTCCCCCAGCCCAACTGGCCAACTATGAATTTGATGTCCTCATCTCGGCTGCAGGGGGTAAATTCGTCCCTGAAG GCTTTACCATCCGAGAGATGCGTGGCAAACTGGCTATCGGCATCACGGCCAACTTTGTGAACGGGCGCACGGTGGAGGAGACCCAGGTGCCGGAGATCAGTGGTGTAGCCCGGATCTACAACCAAAAATTCTTCCAGAGCCTGCTCAAAGCCACAG GGATTGATCTGGAGAACATTGTGTACTACAAAGATGATACTCACTACTTTGTGATGACGGCCAAGAAACAGTGCCTGCTGCGGCTGGGGGTGCTGCTCCAG GACCTGCCAGAGACTGATCAGTTGCTGGGCCGTGCCAACGTGGTACCCGAGGCTCTGCAGCGCTTTGCCAGGGCAGCTGCCGATTTCGCCACACATGGCAAGCTTGGGAAACTGGAGTTTGCTCAGGATGCACGTGGGCGGCCTGATGTGGCTGCCTTCGACTTCACAAGCATGATGCGGGCAGAGAGTTCTGCTCGTGTGCAAGAAAAGCATGGTGCCCGCCTACTGCTGGGACTGGTGGGGGACTGCCTGGTGGAG cccttctggcctctgggcactgGAGTGGCCCGGGGCTTCTTGGCAGCCTTCGATGCAGCCTGGATGGTGAAGCGGTGGGCAGAGGGTGCCAGGCCCCTAGAGGTGTTGGCTGAACG TGAGAGCTTGTACCAGCTTCTGTCACAAACATCCCCAGAGAACATGCATCGAAATGTAGCCCAGTATGGGTTGGACCCTGCCACCCGATACCCCAACCTGAACCTCCGggctgtaacccccaaccag GTACAAGACCTGTACGACGTGATGGACAAGGAGCATGCGCAGAGGAAGAACGACAAGACGGATGCGGGCAAGGTAACTACAG GGTCAGCAGGCACCGAGGAGCTCCTGCACTGGTGCCGGGAGCAGACAGCCGGCTTCCCTGGAGTCCACGTCACCGACTTTTCCTCCTCGTGGACTGACGGACTAGCTCTGTGTGCTCTGGTGCACCGCCTGCAGCCGGGCCTGCT GGAACCGTCGGAGCTGCAGGGCATGGGAGCTCTGGAAGCCACTGCCTGGGCACTGAAGGTGGCACAGCACGAGCTGGGCATCCCCCCAGTGCTGTCcgcacaggcagtggtggcgggCAGTGACCCACTGGGCCTCACTGCCTACCTCAGCCACTTCCACAGCGCCTTCAAGAACACGCCCCAGAGCTCAA GCCCCGTCAGCCAGGCTCCTTCTGGGACCCCCAATGCTATACTTTTCCTTGGCAAACTCCAGAGGACCCTACAGCGGACCCGGGCCAAG GTAGAGGCTGAGACTCCAAGTACTGAGGAGCCCCCCGTCTCTGAGCCCAGTGTACCCCCTGCACTGCCATCAGAAAACCAGGAG GCTGGGGCAGAGGATTTGTGTGAACTTTGTGGGAAACACCTCTACATCCTGGAACGCTTCTGTGTGGATGGCCATTTCTTCCACCGGGACTGCTTCCGCTGCCACACCTGTGAGGCCACCTTGTGGCCAGGTGGTTATGGACAACATCTAGGAGATG GACATTTCTACTGTCTCCAGCACCTGCCCCAGGAGGGCCAAAAGACAGCTGACAGGGATGGAAGTCCAGAGAACCag GAGCTCCCTACACCAGATGATAACAGCACACAGTCAGGCTCCCCCTCGCCTCCCATGTCTCCTGCGAAGAGGGTCAGCCCAGTCCCAAGCCCCAGCCAGCCTACCCGTCGGCTGATCCGCCTCTCTAGCTTAGAACGCCTGCGGCTGTCCTCCTTGGCAATTATCCCCGACTCAGGAACAGAGCCCCCACCCAAGCCCCCACGGAGCTGCTCCGCCTTGGCCCGCCAGGCTCTGGAGGGCAGCTTTATGGGCTGGGGTGTGCCAGTCCAAGCACCGCAAG TTCCTGAAGCCACAGAGGTGGAAGAAAATCCCTTttccgaggaggaggaggaagaggaagaagtacCTTTGGAGGCAGACTTAGAGCAG ACTCTGCTGACCTTGGTCAAGAACTCGGGGGCCATGACTAAGTACCCGACGTGGTACCGAACCCTCATGCGCCGTGCTAAAGAGGAGGAGATGAAGAGGTTTTGCAAGGCCCAG GCCATCCAGAGAAGACTGAATGAGATTGAGGCTGCTATGAAGGAGCTGGAGACCGAAGGCACGAGGCTGGAGCTGGCCTTGAGGAGTCAGAGCA GCTCTCCAGAACAGCAAAAGAAACTCTGGCTAGATCAGCTGCTACAGCTCATCCAGGAAAAAAACAGCCTAGTGACTGAAGAGGCTGAGCTCATGATCAC GGTTCAGGAGCTGGACCTGGAGGAGAAGCAGTGGCAGCTGGACCAGGAGTTGCGCGGCTACATGAATCGGGAAG aAACCCTGAAGACAGAGGCTGATCGTCAGTCCGAGGACCTGGTCCTGAGGAAGCTGTTGGATGTGGTGAACCAGCGGGATGCCCTCATCCGCTTCCAGGAGGAAAGAAGGCTCAGTGAGATGGCTTCAGAGACGGGGGCCCAGGGCTAG